A DNA window from Candidatus Thermokryptus mobilis contains the following coding sequences:
- a CDS encoding amidase, whose product MNEKDVAFASIRQLADLIKRKKISPVELTKIYLERLKKYGEKLGAVVTITEELALRQARQAEREIMAGKYRGLLHGIPFGVKDLLATKGIPTTWGAEPYRNQIFDYNATVVEKLYNAGAILVAKLAMVELAGGMGYDDADASFTGPGRTPWNLNYWSGGSSSGSGAAVAAGLVAFAIGSETSGSILTPSAFCGITGLRPTYGLVSRFGAMALSWTLDKLGPMCRSADDCGIVLSAIAGYDPKDETTIKFSFEYNRKTLPRKKPKIAVIKGTTEKAQPEVRKNFEDSLRVLAEFAELEYEVEFPDHPWGAVVSAIVDAEGASAFYDLILSGEISKLRNKRDKVGGYSMIQVTAVEYLNAMRLRKKMRKALEEFLSRYDAIVAPTRASVAYPIGVDFDKAYPGVGGGPALIPAGNLAGVPAICMPNGFGQNNLPTSIQFMGKALSEKTLIQIANAYQSRTDWHLKRPPIDD is encoded by the coding sequence ATGAACGAAAAAGATGTCGCCTTTGCATCAATCCGCCAACTTGCGGATTTGATAAAGAGGAAAAAAATTTCACCTGTTGAATTAACCAAGATTTATCTTGAAAGGTTGAAAAAATACGGCGAAAAACTCGGTGCTGTTGTAACTATAACTGAAGAACTCGCTTTAAGACAAGCAAGGCAAGCTGAGAGAGAAATCATGGCTGGGAAATATCGTGGGCTTTTGCATGGCATACCTTTCGGTGTTAAGGATTTGCTTGCAACTAAAGGGATTCCAACGACTTGGGGCGCGGAGCCATACAGAAATCAAATTTTTGATTATAATGCGACCGTGGTTGAGAAACTTTATAATGCTGGTGCAATACTTGTGGCAAAACTTGCTATGGTTGAACTTGCTGGAGGTATGGGATATGATGACGCTGATGCATCGTTTACAGGTCCGGGGCGAACGCCATGGAATTTAAATTATTGGAGTGGTGGTTCATCAAGTGGCTCGGGTGCAGCTGTAGCCGCTGGACTTGTTGCCTTTGCAATTGGTTCAGAAACCTCCGGCTCAATCTTAACACCATCCGCTTTTTGTGGGATAACTGGGCTTAGACCAACCTACGGACTTGTGAGTAGATTCGGAGCCATGGCTCTTTCTTGGACTCTTGATAAACTTGGTCCAATGTGTAGAAGCGCTGATGATTGCGGTATTGTTCTTTCTGCAATTGCTGGTTATGACCCAAAGGATGAAACAACCATTAAGTTTAGTTTTGAATACAACAGGAAAACTCTTCCAAGGAAAAAGCCGAAAATAGCCGTTATAAAAGGGACGACGGAAAAGGCACAACCCGAGGTTAGAAAAAATTTTGAGGACTCTTTGAGGGTTCTGGCAGAATTTGCCGAGCTTGAGTATGAGGTTGAATTCCCGGATCATCCTTGGGGTGCTGTTGTTAGTGCCATCGTTGATGCGGAAGGGGCAAGCGCATTTTATGATTTGATTTTATCTGGTGAAATTTCAAAGTTGCGAAATAAACGTGACAAGGTTGGCGGTTATTCAATGATTCAAGTAACAGCAGTTGAGTATCTAAATGCAATGAGGTTGAGGAAAAAGATGCGAAAAGCCCTTGAAGAATTTCTATCAAGATATGATGCTATCGTTGCCCCAACGAGAGCAAGCGTTGCGTATCCAATCGGGGTTGATTTCGACAAGGCGTATCCTGGAGTAGGTGGTGGACCGGCGTTGATCCCAGCGGGAAATCTCGCAGGCGTCCCAGCAATATGTATGCCTAATGGTTTTGGGCAGAATAACCTTCCAACTTCAATTCAATTTATGGGCAAAGCTTTAAGCGAAAAAACACTGATTCAAATTGCAAACGCATATCAAAGCAGAACTGACTGGCATCTTAAGAGACCACCGATTGATGATTAA
- a CDS encoding class I SAM-dependent rRNA methyltransferase → MKKVILRKGGDKRISNGHLWVFSNEIKDIEGNPKIGDVVEICKYNGEFFGVGFFNPHSLISVRILSRERIEINFDFFKQRILDAYKFRKILYPNSETFRLVHGESDFLPGLVIDKYEDCFSIQTFSYGMDQRINLICDVLDEIFKPFGIVERNESPLRELEGLENRRRILRGGSKEIIFDDDGVKFKIDLLSGQKTGFYLDQRENRKVLRRFSQGKKVLDCFTNEGGFALHCAFAGAEKVIGIDISETAIEKAKINAEFNGLKNVHFETADVFDKLRGYLNKGEKFDIVILDPPSFTKSKKTVKSALSGYREINSTAMKILNSGGILATASCSYHIDDQMFIDVIIQSSILAKRKIRLIEWRSASPDHPILPQMPETKYLKFGVFQVLD, encoded by the coding sequence ATGAAAAAAGTCATACTCAGAAAAGGTGGGGACAAAAGGATATCAAATGGACATCTTTGGGTTTTCAGCAACGAGATAAAAGATATTGAGGGAAATCCGAAAATTGGGGATGTGGTTGAAATTTGTAAGTACAACGGCGAATTCTTTGGAGTCGGTTTTTTTAACCCTCATTCGCTCATATCTGTTAGAATTTTGTCCCGCGAAAGGATTGAGATAAATTTTGACTTTTTTAAGCAAAGGATACTTGACGCCTATAAATTCAGAAAAATCCTCTACCCAAATTCGGAAACATTTCGTCTCGTCCATGGTGAAAGCGATTTTCTGCCGGGACTTGTAATTGACAAATATGAGGATTGTTTTTCAATTCAAACATTTTCTTACGGTATGGATCAAAGGATAAACTTAATTTGCGATGTCCTTGATGAAATTTTCAAGCCGTTTGGAATAGTTGAGCGAAACGAATCGCCACTGCGCGAGCTTGAAGGTCTTGAAAACAGGCGGAGGATTTTGCGAGGGGGATCAAAAGAGATAATTTTTGATGACGATGGAGTAAAATTTAAAATAGATTTGCTTTCGGGACAAAAAACTGGATTTTATCTTGACCAGAGGGAAAACAGAAAAGTGTTAAGGAGATTTTCACAAGGGAAAAAGGTTCTTGATTGTTTTACAAATGAAGGTGGCTTCGCTCTTCATTGCGCTTTCGCTGGAGCTGAAAAAGTCATCGGTATTGATATCTCTGAAACAGCGATTGAAAAAGCGAAAATAAACGCCGAATTTAACGGTTTAAAAAATGTTCACTTTGAGACGGCGGATGTCTTTGACAAATTGAGGGGATATCTAAATAAAGGGGAAAAATTTGACATAGTCATACTTGATCCACCTTCCTTTACAAAATCAAAGAAAACTGTTAAATCAGCTCTTTCAGGATACAGAGAGATAAATTCAACTGCGATGAAAATTTTAAACTCGGGCGGGATATTGGCAACGGCTTCGTGCTCGTATCATATTGATGATCAAATGTTCATTGATGTGATAATACAAAGCTCTATCTTGGCTAAGCGAAAAATCAGATTAATTGAATGGAGGAGCGCATCGCCCGACCATCCAATTCTACCTCAAATGCCCGAGACAAAGTACCTAAAGTTCGGGGTTTTTCAAGTGCTTGATTAA
- a CDS encoding sugar phosphate nucleotidyltransferase, translated as MGNFFYKHPRDLATVILAAGKGTRMNRPDIAKVMFHLNGEPMIKNVVELAFKINSDRVIVVVGHFKDVVMDYVKKIAPSAEFAIQEQQLGTGHAVMQTEKLLKNFNGDVLVLSGDVPLLTVKTIQKLLKYHYETDAVATVLTADVEDPTGYGRIVRNPDGSVDRIVEHKDASEEERKIKEINSGIYVFKKEPLFEALKYITPNNVQGEYYLTDVFFYFSHHDMKISALKAESWDEIHGINTIEQLERAKEILERRRQLGFKE; from the coding sequence GTGGGGAATTTTTTTTATAAGCATCCAAGAGACCTTGCAACTGTCATCCTTGCTGCTGGCAAGGGAACAAGGATGAATAGACCTGACATAGCTAAAGTGATGTTTCACTTGAACGGAGAACCGATGATAAAAAATGTCGTTGAACTTGCGTTTAAAATTAACTCTGACAGAGTTATAGTCGTGGTTGGACATTTCAAAGATGTGGTTATGGACTATGTTAAAAAAATTGCTCCATCGGCTGAATTTGCAATTCAAGAGCAACAGCTTGGGACGGGTCACGCTGTGATGCAGACGGAGAAGCTTTTAAAAAATTTCAACGGCGATGTTCTCGTCTTATCTGGTGATGTCCCGCTTCTGACAGTAAAGACGATACAAAAACTTTTAAAATATCACTACGAAACCGACGCCGTGGCGACGGTATTAACCGCTGATGTTGAAGACCCAACAGGTTATGGAAGGATAGTGAGAAATCCAGATGGCTCAGTTGATAGAATAGTTGAGCATAAAGATGCATCGGAAGAGGAGAGAAAGATAAAAGAGATAAATTCTGGAATCTATGTTTTCAAAAAGGAACCTCTCTTTGAAGCTCTTAAATATATAACTCCGAACAATGTCCAAGGTGAGTATTATTTAACGGATGTATTTTTCTATTTTTCGCATCACGATATGAAGATTTCCGCCCTTAAAGCCGAAAGTTGGGATGAAATCCACGGAATAAACACAATTGAGCAACTTGAAAGGGCAAAGGAAATCCTTGAGCGAAGGAGACAACTTGGATTTAAGGAATAA
- the panD gene encoding aspartate 1-decarboxylase codes for MCKSKIHGAIVTQAELYYEGSITIDEFLLESADILPFEKVQVVNLNNGARFETYAIPGERNSGVICLNGPAARLGAVGDQIIIISYAQYPNEVAQNHKPKVVILDKDNKIKQIIYGTINEIAK; via the coding sequence ATGTGTAAATCAAAAATACATGGCGCAATTGTAACCCAAGCTGAGCTTTACTATGAAGGTAGCATCACAATTGATGAATTCCTTCTTGAATCTGCCGATATCCTTCCGTTTGAAAAAGTTCAGGTTGTGAACTTAAACAATGGTGCAAGGTTTGAAACATACGCTATCCCTGGGGAAAGAAATTCGGGGGTTATCTGCCTGAACGGACCTGCTGCACGCTTGGGAGCCGTTGGAGACCAGATAATCATAATCTCCTATGCCCAATATCCCAATGAAGTTGCTCAAAATCACAAACCGAAAGTTGTCATACTTGACAAAGACAACAAAATTAAGCAAATTATATACGGGACGATAAACGAAATTGCAAAGTGA
- the panC gene encoding pantoate--beta-alanine ligase: MRIISKIKEMQRVADDLRREGKIIGVVPTMGYLHEGHLSLIRLAKERSDVVITTIFVNPLQFAPNEDYERYPRDFERDVKLAQSAGCDIIFHPSVEEMYPKNFLTYVEVDKLTKVLEGEFRPTHFRGVTTVVAKLFNITKPHIAIFGQKDAQQALIIKQMVRDLNFDIEIIVAPIVREPDGLAMSSRNVYLSDLERKDATVLYESLKLAEKLIKENGERDPNVIISKMKELISSKPTAKIDYIAIVEPETLEKVESLTEGHEYLVALAVRIGSTRLIDNTIVKV; encoded by the coding sequence ATGAGGATAATTTCAAAGATTAAAGAAATGCAAAGAGTAGCTGATGACCTAAGAAGGGAAGGGAAAATCATAGGCGTTGTTCCAACGATGGGTTATCTACACGAGGGACACCTCAGTTTGATACGACTGGCAAAGGAAAGAAGCGATGTGGTCATAACAACTATCTTTGTCAACCCTCTACAATTTGCACCAAACGAGGACTACGAAAGATATCCAAGGGATTTTGAAAGAGATGTAAAACTTGCCCAGTCAGCTGGCTGTGATATAATTTTCCATCCAAGTGTTGAAGAGATGTATCCCAAAAATTTCCTCACATATGTTGAGGTTGATAAACTAACGAAAGTTCTTGAGGGAGAATTCAGACCGACACACTTCAGGGGAGTTACAACGGTTGTGGCAAAGCTATTTAACATCACAAAACCACACATAGCGATCTTTGGTCAAAAGGACGCTCAACAAGCACTGATAATAAAACAAATGGTCAGGGACTTAAACTTTGACATTGAAATAATAGTCGCACCCATAGTTCGTGAACCAGATGGTCTGGCAATGAGCTCAAGGAATGTATATCTTTCGGATTTGGAGAGAAAAGATGCAACCGTGCTTTATGAGAGTTTAAAACTTGCCGAAAAATTAATAAAAGAAAACGGTGAAAGGGACCCAAACGTTATAATTTCAAAGATGAAAGAGCTTATAAGTTCAAAGCCGACGGCGAAGATAGATTATATAGCAATAGTTGAGCCCGAGACGCTTGAAAAGGTTGAATCTTTAACCGAAGGTCACGAGTATCTCGTAGCGCTTGCTGTTAGAATTGGAAGCACTCGGCTGATTGATAACACAATTGTAAAAGTTTGA
- a CDS encoding SDR family NAD(P)-dependent oxidoreductase, producing the protein MRLKDKVAVITGASRGLGKALAVAFASEGALISICSKSNNIFYIADQIKSSCSRCHVGKVDVSDYNAIKEFIEEVYNRFGRIDILVNNAAILGIRTSIVDYPIEEWKRVIDVNLNGVFYVTREALRYMIPQRSGSIIMVSSSVGRTGRAKWGAYSVSKFGVEGLMQILADELKEFGIRVNSVNPGPIATEMRRQAYPDEDPTKLKRPEDIVDVFIYLASDESKDITGMQFDAQNFKLSEIRR; encoded by the coding sequence ATGCGACTTAAAGATAAAGTTGCTGTAATAACTGGTGCTTCGCGTGGGCTTGGGAAAGCACTCGCAGTTGCCTTTGCCTCTGAGGGAGCTTTAATTTCAATATGCTCAAAGTCAAACAATATATTTTACATCGCTGACCAGATAAAATCATCCTGCTCAAGATGTCATGTCGGGAAAGTTGATGTCAGCGACTATAATGCCATAAAGGAATTTATTGAAGAAGTTTATAATAGGTTCGGTAGAATAGATATACTTGTGAATAATGCTGCTATTCTAGGGATTAGGACAAGTATAGTTGATTATCCGATTGAGGAGTGGAAGAGAGTGATTGATGTAAATTTAAATGGGGTTTTTTATGTAACGCGTGAGGCGCTCCGTTATATGATACCGCAGAGAAGTGGAAGTATAATAATGGTGAGTTCAAGCGTCGGCAGAACTGGAAGAGCGAAATGGGGTGCTTACTCTGTTTCTAAGTTTGGGGTTGAAGGTTTAATGCAAATTTTGGCTGATGAACTTAAAGAATTTGGGATAAGGGTTAATTCCGTCAACCCAGGTCCGATTGCGACAGAGATGAGAAGGCAGGCGTATCCGGATGAAGACCCGACAAAACTCAAAAGACCTGAAGATATCGTAGATGTTTTCATCTATCTTGCTTCGGATGAGTCAAAAGATATAACAGGGATGCAGTTTGATGCACAAAATTTTAAACTAAGTGAGATAAGAAGATGA
- a CDS encoding M28 family peptidase — protein sequence MRRILVFFLLLFYSCFYFGSTSPQIDEKDLYKHLSYIASDKLEGRRAGTKGAELAAEYIAKQFKRFGLKPVGDNGTYFQYFDFTSEVKAGAQNFLSFNVSGKEIKLTFKRDFHPLPFSESGKVNSEVVFAGYGISAPELNYDDYDGIDAEGKVLIILKGTPDGYKAHSEFEKYLPLRYKVSNAQSKGALGVIIVDPFSEKFERFTYDFSAGKSGIIAVEVRNSLIDSLFKVCGYDFKIYDLVKKIYDERKPYSFAIKNLTAELQSDVVYVKSKVANVLGYLEGSNPSLKDEYIIIGAHYDHLGWGGQGSLVPDTVAIHNGADDNGSGTVGLLELAEYLSHNRRILNRSILFIAFTAEEEGTIGSGYYVKNPILPLEKAIAMINMDMIGRLKEDKLTIYGVGTSPIWEGLINGLNSEFKFNLNLVKDGYGPSDHAQFYSRGIPVLHFFTGIHSDYHKPSDDYDKINYQGQKRILNFIGKLIFELDKVSEKPKFVKVETPQRQSRGFRVTLGIVPDYSEDVQGMKVGDVRPGTPAEKAGIKPGDIIVKMGGKEIKNIYDYTYALGDYNPGDEVEVVVLRGDEKLSFKVKFEERK from the coding sequence ATGAGAAGAATTTTAGTTTTCTTTCTTTTATTGTTTTATTCCTGTTTTTATTTCGGCTCAACATCGCCACAAATTGATGAAAAGGACCTTTACAAGCATTTAAGTTATATCGCCTCCGATAAGCTTGAAGGTCGCAGAGCTGGAACGAAGGGAGCTGAATTAGCAGCGGAATATATAGCGAAGCAATTTAAAAGATTTGGGCTTAAACCCGTTGGGGATAACGGGACTTATTTCCAGTATTTTGATTTCACAAGTGAGGTTAAAGCCGGGGCGCAGAATTTCCTTAGTTTTAATGTTTCGGGTAAAGAGATAAAATTGACCTTTAAGCGTGATTTTCATCCACTTCCGTTCAGCGAATCTGGAAAAGTGAACTCTGAGGTTGTTTTCGCTGGCTATGGGATAAGCGCTCCAGAGCTTAACTATGACGATTATGATGGCATTGATGCAGAAGGCAAGGTCCTCATAATTTTAAAAGGAACTCCAGATGGCTATAAAGCTCATTCCGAATTTGAAAAATATCTCCCATTAAGATACAAAGTAAGCAATGCTCAATCAAAGGGTGCTTTGGGTGTTATAATTGTTGATCCTTTTTCTGAAAAGTTTGAGAGGTTTACCTATGATTTTTCCGCCGGCAAATCAGGTATCATAGCGGTTGAAGTTAGAAATAGTTTGATTGACAGCTTGTTTAAGGTTTGTGGTTATGATTTCAAGATTTATGATCTTGTTAAAAAAATTTATGATGAGAGGAAACCGTATTCTTTTGCAATTAAAAACTTGACCGCTGAGCTTCAAAGTGATGTCGTATATGTAAAGTCAAAGGTCGCAAATGTTCTCGGTTATCTTGAAGGTTCAAATCCAAGTTTAAAGGATGAATACATAATCATCGGTGCTCACTATGATCATCTCGGTTGGGGTGGTCAAGGTTCTTTAGTCCCAGATACTGTTGCAATTCACAACGGGGCTGATGATAATGGTTCGGGAACCGTTGGATTGCTTGAACTTGCTGAGTATCTATCTCATAATAGGCGAATTCTTAACAGGAGTATTTTATTCATTGCTTTCACTGCCGAAGAGGAAGGCACAATTGGTTCTGGATATTATGTTAAGAATCCAATTTTACCGCTTGAGAAAGCCATCGCTATGATAAATATGGATATGATCGGGAGATTGAAAGAGGACAAACTTACAATTTATGGTGTTGGGACATCTCCGATTTGGGAGGGGTTGATAAACGGATTGAATTCCGAGTTCAAATTTAATTTGAATTTGGTAAAGGATGGTTACGGACCAAGTGATCACGCACAGTTTTATTCAAGGGGAATTCCCGTGCTTCACTTTTTCACCGGGATTCACTCTGATTATCATAAACCGAGCGACGATTACGATAAGATAAATTATCAGGGTCAGAAAAGAATTCTTAATTTCATAGGTAAATTAATTTTTGAGCTTGACAAGGTAAGTGAAAAACCAAAGTTTGTTAAGGTTGAAACACCGCAAAGGCAAAGCAGAGGTTTTAGGGTTACGCTTGGCATAGTGCCAGATTATTCTGAGGATGTTCAGGGTATGAAAGTCGGAGATGTTCGTCCAGGAACGCCAGCTGAAAAAGCTGGTATAAAACCTGGGGATATCATCGTCAAGATGGGGGGAAAAGAGATAAAAAATATTTACGATTACACTTACGCACTTGGTGATTATAACCCAGGAGATGAAGTTGAAGTTGTTGTTTTGCGGGGCGATGAGAAGTTGAGTTTTAAGGTGAAGTTTGAGGAAAGAAAATAA
- a CDS encoding flavin reductase family protein gives MNPEAKKKALRMITYGLYVLTSKSGDRYSAGTVNWLSQASFEPPLVMVGVRKDSGLYATISESGVFAVNILGAEQKDIASAFFKPTSVEGDKINGYRFELGETGSPLLVDLPAFFECKVVDKVERGDHTIFIGEVVNAGVRNETKPLVMWETGWFYGG, from the coding sequence ATGAACCCAGAGGCAAAGAAGAAAGCATTGAGGATGATAACTTACGGTCTTTATGTTTTGACTTCAAAGTCAGGTGATAGATACTCTGCTGGCACTGTTAATTGGTTGAGTCAGGCATCTTTTGAACCACCGCTTGTTATGGTTGGAGTAAGGAAAGATTCTGGTTTGTATGCGACTATTTCTGAAAGCGGTGTGTTCGCTGTAAATATTCTCGGCGCTGAACAGAAAGATATAGCTTCTGCATTTTTCAAACCAACAAGCGTTGAAGGTGATAAGATAAACGGGTATAGATTTGAACTCGGTGAGACGGGTTCTCCACTTCTTGTTGATTTGCCAGCATTTTTTGAGTGTAAAGTTGTTGATAAAGTTGAAAGGGGTGACCATACAATTTTCATCGGAGAGGTTGTAAACGCCGGTGTCAGAAATGAAACGAAACCGCTTGTCATGTGGGAAACCGGGTGGTTTTACGGCGGATAA
- a CDS encoding CBS domain-containing protein has translation MKKVGDIVKDKTLFFVKSGETVLNVAKFMAEKNIGAVPVLSDDGKLIGIFSERDILKRVVAKGLNPAEVKVDDVMTRELMLALEEESYEECLAKMKKAGIRHLPVVDRENNLIGMVSLRDLMDISLDDKMEKIEMLHAYIYYRPPFEEK, from the coding sequence ATGAAGAAAGTAGGCGACATAGTTAAAGATAAAACGCTTTTTTTTGTAAAAAGTGGAGAAACGGTTTTAAATGTTGCAAAATTTATGGCTGAGAAAAATATAGGCGCAGTCCCAGTGCTATCAGATGATGGTAAGTTGATCGGGATTTTCTCCGAGAGAGATATCTTGAAAAGGGTGGTTGCAAAGGGTTTAAATCCAGCGGAGGTTAAAGTTGACGATGTTATGACGCGGGAGTTGATGCTTGCTCTTGAAGAAGAATCTTATGAGGAATGTCTTGCTAAGATGAAAAAGGCAGGAATTAGACACCTTCCAGTAGTTGATAGAGAAAATAACTTGATCGGAATGGTTTCACTTCGTGATCTTATGGATATTTCACTTGATGATAAGATGGAGAAAATTGAAATGTTGCATGCTTATATCTATTACAGACCGCCATTTGAAGAGAAATAA